In the genome of Desulfovibrio desulfuricans, one region contains:
- a CDS encoding DUF2730 family protein, translated as MDIFSSTGASLLVLLVQGLFAWALWSLRRAFVRADDYSLHVQRDARREAASARRLDALEQHLRLAPGTADMAGLQNELAALRGEMQALNARISGLDRLLERLEHTFDRHEDRQNHTPQVGVQYGCRAGVDATGGCN; from the coding sequence ATGGACATTTTTTCTTCCACCGGGGCAAGCCTGCTTGTGCTGCTCGTGCAGGGGCTGTTTGCCTGGGCGCTGTGGAGCCTGAGGCGGGCCTTTGTGCGCGCCGACGACTATTCGCTGCACGTGCAGCGCGACGCCCGGCGCGAGGCCGCCTCAGCCCGCAGGCTCGACGCGCTTGAGCAACACCTGCGCCTCGCCCCCGGCACTGCCGACATGGCTGGCCTGCAAAACGAGCTGGCGGCCCTGCGCGGCGAAATGCAGGCCCTCAACGCCCGCATTTCGGGTCTCGATCGCCTGCTCGAACGCCTCGAGCACACCTTTGACCGACACGAAGACCGCCAGAACCATACCCCCCAGGTAGGCGTGCAGTACGGCTGCCGTGCGGGCGTGGATGCAACGGGAGGCTGCAACTGA
- a CDS encoding glycoside hydrolase family 108 protein yields the protein MTNMFETAHAFTAQWEGGLTDHPADPGGLTNYGVSLRWVQDLARQARQECLRQHKTCDDCSNARTASCAYCGLDLDMDGDVDADDIRACTRAQAAALFKRHFWDALGCAALPLPLAVTLYDGAVNMGPGRAVRQMQRGMNAVGEAQLDHYTPIAEDGIAGSRTTELAEALESANLHWFAARQILRLRDAFYRDLAARRPSLKVFLDGWRNRVKALAQYLADLEREAN from the coding sequence ATGACAAACATGTTTGAAACAGCCCATGCATTCACCGCCCAGTGGGAAGGCGGACTGACCGACCATCCGGCTGATCCGGGCGGCTTGACCAACTATGGGGTCTCGCTGCGCTGGGTGCAGGATCTTGCCCGACAGGCCCGCCAGGAATGCCTGCGCCAGCATAAAACCTGCGACGACTGCTCCAACGCCCGCACCGCGAGCTGCGCCTATTGCGGCCTTGATCTGGACATGGACGGCGATGTGGACGCCGACGACATCCGGGCCTGCACGCGGGCTCAGGCCGCCGCCCTGTTCAAAAGGCATTTCTGGGATGCCCTGGGTTGCGCGGCCCTGCCCCTGCCCCTGGCCGTCACGCTGTACGACGGCGCGGTAAACATGGGGCCAGGGAGGGCTGTCCGCCAGATGCAGCGGGGCATGAACGCCGTGGGCGAAGCCCAGCTTGACCACTACACCCCCATTGCCGAGGACGGCATCGCGGGCAGCCGCACGACGGAGCTGGCCGAAGCCCTTGAATCGGCCAATCTGCACTGGTTTGCCGCCCGGCAGATACTGCGCCTGCGCGACGCCTTTTACCGCGACCTGGCCGCAAGGCGTCCCTCGCTGAAGGTTTTTCTTGATGGCTGGCGCAACCGGGTCAAGGCCCTGGCCCAGTATCTCGCCGACCTCGAACGGGAGGCCAACTAG
- a CDS encoding Mor transcription activator family protein produces MTNRRIEADAPEHIPAEAVQMDKTPPAAAGRGCKRCKKDSAWGDALSRNDDERQWRCLIKHLPDNARQIWTALNDLHQFWLVLQGFGGQSIRVPRSLPKDKGHSLRKKLGVACLRKLMAVFGGTSLYVPRCSALMNRLRQRDITRDFSRSTRRGASSTAAVSSLARRHGISDRRVWQILKKENSVPPQTRLLMKLGDSARPATDRPDASH; encoded by the coding sequence ATGACCAATAGGCGGATTGAAGCCGACGCGCCGGAGCATATACCGGCGGAAGCGGTTCAAATGGATAAAACACCCCCTGCCGCAGCAGGCAGGGGGTGCAAACGATGCAAGAAGGACAGCGCCTGGGGCGACGCCCTGAGCAGAAACGATGACGAACGACAGTGGCGCTGCCTCATCAAGCACCTGCCGGACAATGCCCGCCAGATATGGACGGCGCTCAATGACCTGCACCAGTTCTGGCTGGTGTTGCAAGGCTTTGGCGGTCAGAGCATCCGTGTGCCGCGCAGCCTGCCCAAGGACAAAGGGCACTCGCTACGCAAAAAACTGGGGGTTGCGTGCCTGCGCAAGCTTATGGCGGTTTTTGGCGGCACCAGCCTGTACGTGCCGCGCTGTTCGGCGTTGATGAACCGCCTTCGCCAACGCGACATCACCAGGGATTTTTCGCGCAGCACCCGGCGGGGCGCGAGCAGCACGGCGGCAGTGTCCAGTCTGGCCCGCCGGCACGGCATATCTGACCGCCGCGTTTGGCAGATTTTGAAAAAGGAAAACTCCGTTCCACCGCAGACTCGGTTGCTCATGAAGCTTGGCGACTCCGCCCGGCCCGCAACGGACAGGCCCGACGCCAGCCACTGA
- a CDS encoding XRE family transcriptional regulator — protein sequence MKTAQAPLISAFGARMRQRRENLGLHKQVLAEAVGLSLTTIQQYENGQLPKGSHAVRLADALDCSLDWLLAGRGDCGGGIVDTAEARLMMVPMAEARLSAGTGSFETGGDVLRHYAFRWDFLRRKGNPAQMVLLRVAGDSMRPRIVNNDVVLIDQSQREPIPGRIYAVGVEDMVYLKVLDAMPGKLILTSINPDFAPIEADTSDQLAGMVRIIGRAVWVGRELD from the coding sequence ATGAAGACAGCGCAAGCGCCCCTGATATCGGCATTCGGCGCACGTATGCGTCAGCGCAGGGAAAACCTGGGTTTGCACAAGCAGGTTCTTGCAGAGGCGGTGGGGCTGAGTTTGACGACCATCCAGCAGTACGAGAATGGGCAGCTGCCCAAGGGCAGCCATGCGGTGCGCCTGGCCGACGCCCTTGACTGCTCGCTTGACTGGTTGCTGGCAGGGCGCGGAGATTGCGGCGGCGGCATCGTGGATACGGCCGAAGCGCGGCTCATGATGGTGCCCATGGCCGAGGCCCGCCTGTCAGCGGGTACGGGCAGCTTTGAAACGGGCGGGGACGTGTTGCGGCATTACGCCTTCAGGTGGGATTTTTTGCGGCGCAAGGGCAACCCGGCGCAAATGGTGCTGCTGCGTGTTGCGGGCGACAGCATGCGGCCACGCATTGTAAACAACGACGTGGTGCTCATAGACCAGAGCCAGCGTGAGCCCATACCCGGCAGAATTTACGCCGTGGGCGTGGAAGACATGGTGTATCTCAAGGTGCTGGACGCCATGCCCGGCAAGCTCATTCTTACCAGCATCAACCCCGATTTTGCACCCATTGAGGCAGATACCAGCGACCAGCTGGCGGGCATGGTGCGTATTATCGGCAGGGCTGTGTGGGTGGGCAGAGAGCTTGATTGA
- a CDS encoding Lar family restriction alleviation protein: protein MLPYMKELDPHTIRPCLVCGGTNVHLESLLPPGRKQEVWRVVCSCGQTSQQWSVSQGAAIRAWNRNLASEHDMDKIAAPGVAPKS from the coding sequence ATGCTGCCATATATGAAAGAGCTTGATCCACACACAATCCGCCCCTGCCTTGTCTGCGGCGGAACCAATGTTCATCTGGAATCCCTGCTTCCCCCTGGCCGCAAACAGGAAGTGTGGCGCGTTGTCTGCTCTTGCGGGCAAACATCGCAACAGTGGTCTGTATCGCAGGGTGCAGCCATCCGCGCATGGAACCGCAACCTTGCCAGCGAGCACGATATGGACAAAATTGCGGCGCCGGGCGTTGCCCCCAAGAGCTGA
- a CDS encoding NirD/YgiW/YdeI family stress tolerance protein has translation MRYLLIMLVSLMLAAPVYAAGTTDATAAPAAHKTKHVTKAAPVDTVAKALAAANKTPVSVTGTIVEPMQGKKNGYIFDDGTGRMTVVLGKKAAAAAHLEAQSKVHLTGVMVVKAGKEGVMAVRKAEMQQ, from the coding sequence ATGCGTTATCTGCTTATCATGCTCGTGTCCCTGATGCTTGCCGCCCCTGTCTATGCCGCCGGAACCACCGACGCTACCGCCGCGCCCGCCGCCCACAAGACCAAGCACGTGACAAAAGCCGCCCCTGTGGATACGGTAGCCAAAGCTTTGGCCGCTGCCAACAAAACCCCTGTGTCCGTGACCGGTACCATTGTGGAACCCATGCAGGGCAAGAAAAACGGCTACATCTTTGACGACGGCACAGGCCGCATGACCGTGGTTTTGGGCAAAAAGGCCGCCGCTGCCGCTCACCTCGAAGCGCAGAGCAAGGTTCACCTGACCGGCGTTATGGTCGTCAAGGCCGGCAAAGAAGGCGTGATGGCTGTGCGTAAGGCTGAAATGCAGCAGTAG
- a CDS encoding YgiW/YdeI family stress tolerance OB fold protein, giving the protein MQTVRPALCSMLLCLVFSLVFLNWQTACAAGFEGPGVAATVTRAVDVLGAQDDAPCELEGHLVEKLPRRKHRYLFEDHSGQVVVEIDNKVFEHLTITPKDKVRLLGHVDWNRKRLNEVEVDSLSIIGPITAKDMPEVAPAPQKSGPARR; this is encoded by the coding sequence ATGCAAACAGTGCGGCCCGCCCTTTGTTCCATGCTTTTGTGCCTGGTGTTCAGCCTTGTGTTTTTGAATTGGCAAACCGCGTGCGCGGCAGGGTTTGAAGGGCCTGGGGTTGCGGCCACAGTAACCCGGGCCGTTGACGTGCTTGGCGCGCAGGACGACGCCCCCTGCGAGCTTGAGGGGCATCTGGTGGAAAAGCTGCCCCGCCGCAAGCACCGCTACCTGTTTGAAGACCACAGCGGGCAGGTTGTGGTTGAAATAGACAACAAGGTTTTTGAGCATCTCACCATCACCCCCAAGGACAAGGTTCGCCTGCTGGGCCATGTGGACTGGAACCGCAAGCGCCTCAACGAGGTTGAGGTGGATTCGCTCTCCATTATCGGCCCCATTACCGCCAAGGATATGCCGGAGGTCGCCCCCGCCCCCCAAAAGTCCGGCCCGGCGAGGCGCTGA
- a CDS encoding response regulator transcription factor — protein sequence MPIAILLVEDNEDILANLYAFLEPLGYELDCARNGKTGLSMALEQHFDCIVLDVMLPGLDGINLCRALREKHQRHTPVIMLTARDAVADRVQGLEAGADDYLVKPFALKELEARIRALLRRGRMSAANAADGGAVWTYADMTFNASEHWAERQGRRLRLSPTGFRILDELVRVAPGLVRREDLEHSLWGDDPPEGSALRTHIHELRRELDKPFALPLLHTVPHVGYRLSTDPGETD from the coding sequence ATGCCCATTGCCATTTTGCTTGTGGAGGACAACGAGGACATCCTCGCCAATCTCTACGCGTTTCTTGAGCCGCTGGGCTATGAACTCGACTGCGCCCGCAATGGCAAAACCGGCCTGTCCATGGCGCTTGAGCAGCATTTTGACTGCATCGTGCTTGACGTGATGCTGCCCGGTCTTGACGGTATAAACCTGTGCCGCGCCCTGCGCGAAAAGCATCAGCGCCACACGCCAGTCATCATGCTGACCGCAAGGGATGCCGTGGCCGACAGGGTGCAGGGTCTCGAAGCCGGGGCGGACGACTACCTCGTCAAACCCTTTGCCCTCAAGGAACTCGAAGCCAGAATACGCGCGCTGTTGCGCCGGGGGCGCATGTCGGCCGCCAATGCCGCCGATGGCGGCGCAGTGTGGACCTACGCGGATATGACATTCAATGCGAGCGAGCACTGGGCCGAGCGTCAGGGCCGCCGTCTGCGCCTGAGCCCCACGGGTTTTCGCATCCTTGACGAGCTGGTGCGCGTTGCGCCGGGGCTTGTGCGGCGAGAAGATCTCGAGCACAGTCTGTGGGGCGACGACCCGCCCGAAGGCAGCGCCCTGCGCACGCACATCCACGAGCTGCGGCGCGAGCTGGATAAACCCTTTGCCTTGCCCCTGCTGCACACAGTGCCGCATGTCGGCTACCGGCTGAGCACCGACCCCGGAGAAACCGACTGA